A genome region from Chryseobacterium sp. G0186 includes the following:
- a CDS encoding alpha/beta hydrolase family protein, with protein MNLISEKNVYLENKETKGFLADIFYVEAEKKLPLVIFVHGYKGYKDWGAWDLMAEKFAKAGFFFVKFNFSHNGTTTDDPFNFADLEAFGNNNYSKELSDLGIVIDHCIQNPHVDAEKIILIGHSRGGGISIIKTFEDERINGLITLASVDTLDRFPKDDFFENWKKEGVYYALNGRTKQEMPHYYQFYEDYAQNIHRFDVERAAEMAKAHILIVHGTQDEAVEVGNAEHLHILNPNSEIFLVENANHTFGAKEPWLESTLPESLNIVTEKCINFINEKLK; from the coding sequence ATGAATTTGATTAGTGAAAAGAATGTTTATTTAGAAAATAAAGAAACAAAAGGTTTTCTTGCCGATATTTTTTACGTTGAAGCTGAAAAAAAACTGCCCTTAGTGATCTTTGTTCATGGCTATAAAGGCTACAAAGATTGGGGAGCCTGGGACCTCATGGCGGAGAAGTTTGCTAAAGCGGGGTTTTTCTTTGTGAAGTTTAATTTTTCCCATAATGGAACAACAACGGATGATCCCTTTAACTTTGCTGATCTTGAAGCTTTCGGGAATAACAATTACTCTAAGGAACTTTCCGATCTTGGCATAGTCATTGATCACTGTATCCAAAATCCGCATGTAGATGCAGAAAAGATAATTCTGATCGGACACAGCAGAGGAGGAGGAATCTCTATTATAAAAACTTTTGAGGACGAGAGAATTAATGGTTTGATTACCCTGGCCAGTGTAGATACATTGGATCGCTTTCCAAAAGATGATTTTTTTGAAAACTGGAAAAAAGAGGGCGTTTATTATGCATTAAATGGACGAACCAAGCAGGAAATGCCTCATTATTATCAGTTTTATGAAGACTATGCACAAAATATACATCGTTTTGATGTAGAACGTGCTGCAGAAATGGCGAAGGCTCATATTCTGATCGTTCATGGAACTCAGGATGAAGCCGTAGAGGTGGGGAATGCAGAGCATCTTCATATTCTCAATCCAAATTCTGAAATTTTCCTTGTTGAAAATGCCAATCATACCTTTGGAGCAAAGGAACCATGGCTAGAGAGTACATTACCGGAATCTCTGAATATTGTGACTGAAAAGTGCATTAATTTTATTAATGAAAAATTAAAATAA
- a CDS encoding flavin reductase family protein: protein MKTVIPSEITSVQLQTIMQTAVSPRPIALASTVDKDGNHNLSPFSFFNMFSTVPPILIFSPSRRVRDNTTKHTLENVLEVPEVVIGTVNFPIVQQISLASTEYGTGVNEFVKSGLTMKDADLVQPKLIEECPVNFECKVLEVKSLGDQGGAGNLVICEVQKIHIQEEYLNEAGNLDQKKLDMVARLGGNWYSRSNENSLFEVPKPLVTKGIGFDLLPDAIKFSNVFTGNDLGMLANTEVLPAGDFHADENIHVDAQKLLLESKVEEAWILLTIK from the coding sequence ATGAAAACAGTAATTCCATCCGAAATAACCTCCGTACAACTACAGACCATCATGCAAACAGCCGTTTCGCCACGTCCGATAGCATTGGCTTCTACGGTGGATAAAGACGGTAATCATAACTTATCTCCATTCAGCTTTTTCAATATGTTCAGTACCGTTCCTCCGATTCTGATCTTTTCACCATCGAGGAGAGTACGTGATAATACGACCAAACATACATTGGAAAACGTTTTGGAAGTTCCGGAAGTTGTCATTGGAACCGTGAATTTTCCAATTGTACAGCAGATTTCCTTAGCTTCTACTGAATATGGAACAGGAGTTAATGAGTTTGTAAAATCCGGTCTTACGATGAAGGATGCAGATCTTGTACAGCCCAAACTGATTGAAGAATGTCCTGTAAACTTTGAATGTAAGGTTTTAGAGGTAAAATCATTGGGAGATCAGGGTGGCGCAGGAAATCTGGTGATCTGTGAGGTTCAGAAAATTCACATTCAGGAAGAATATCTGAATGAAGCAGGAAATCTGGATCAGAAAAAACTGGATATGGTAGCCAGATTAGGGGGTAACTGGTACTCTAGAAGCAATGAAAACAGTCTTTTTGAAGTTCCAAAACCATTGGTAACAAAGGGAATTGGTTTCGATCTGTTACCTGACGCCATTAAGTTCAGTAACGTATTCACCGGAAATGATCTGGGAATGCTTGCCAATACAGAAGTTTTACCTGCCGGAGATTTCCATGCTGATGAAAATATTCACGTTGATGCCCAGAAGCTATTGCTGGAAAGCAAAGTTGAAGAAGCATGGATCTTACTTACAATTAAGTAA
- a CDS encoding acetyl-CoA hydrolase/transferase family protein gives MQNYISAEEAIYTIKSGNRVFFHGSACTPNFLIDEVARQSHRLENVEMVSITQQGKVEIAKPEYKDKFFINSLFVSTPVRDAVNSDRGDFVPVFLSEIPILFRKNILPLDVALVTVSPPDRHGFCTLGTSVDIARAAVDTAKTIVALVNPRMPRTHGDGMIHISRIHKLVWHEEELPTVDYSSKVGPEEMLVGKNVAELIEDKSTLQMGIGIIPDAVLQCLSNHKDLGIHTEMLSDGVIDLIQNDVINNKYKGYNDNKTITSFCFGTRKLYDYVDDNTVFAFRDVSEVNFPINIMKNKKLVAINSAIEIDLTGQVCADSIGTLQYSGIGGQMDFMRGAALSEDGKPIIAITSRTKKGISRIVPFLKQGAGVVTTRGHIHYVVTEYGTAYLYGKNLRQRAQELISIAHPDDREMLERAAFERFKH, from the coding sequence ATGCAGAATTACATAAGTGCAGAAGAAGCAATTTATACGATAAAAAGTGGAAACCGTGTATTTTTCCATGGAAGTGCATGTACTCCCAATTTCCTGATTGATGAAGTTGCAAGACAATCCCACCGGCTGGAAAATGTAGAAATGGTATCCATTACCCAGCAAGGGAAAGTGGAAATTGCTAAACCGGAGTATAAAGATAAGTTCTTCATCAATTCTCTATTCGTTTCCACCCCGGTACGTGATGCTGTCAACTCTGACAGAGGTGATTTTGTCCCTGTATTTCTAAGTGAAATTCCTATTTTGTTTAGAAAAAATATTTTGCCCTTGGATGTTGCTTTGGTTACAGTTTCTCCCCCGGACAGGCATGGTTTCTGTACATTGGGAACGTCTGTTGATATTGCCAGAGCAGCTGTTGATACCGCAAAAACCATCGTTGCCCTCGTTAATCCGAGAATGCCCAGAACCCACGGAGACGGAATGATTCACATCAGCAGAATTCATAAGCTGGTTTGGCATGAAGAAGAACTTCCAACAGTAGATTACAGTTCAAAAGTAGGCCCCGAAGAAATGCTGGTGGGAAAAAATGTTGCTGAACTTATTGAAGATAAATCCACTCTTCAAATGGGTATTGGAATAATTCCTGATGCCGTTTTACAATGTTTAAGCAATCACAAAGATCTTGGAATTCATACAGAAATGCTGAGCGACGGTGTTATTGATCTTATTCAAAACGATGTCATCAACAACAAATACAAAGGCTACAACGATAATAAAACCATTACCAGTTTCTGTTTTGGAACCAGAAAACTATATGATTATGTAGATGACAATACTGTTTTTGCATTCAGGGATGTAAGTGAGGTTAATTTTCCGATTAACATCATGAAGAACAAAAAATTGGTTGCCATTAATTCTGCCATTGAAATTGACCTTACAGGACAGGTATGTGCAGATTCCATCGGAACCTTACAGTACAGCGGTATCGGTGGACAAATGGACTTTATGCGAGGTGCTGCGCTGAGTGAGGACGGAAAACCAATCATAGCCATCACTTCAAGAACAAAAAAAGGAATTTCAAGAATTGTCCCTTTTCTAAAGCAAGGCGCCGGTGTTGTCACGACAAGAGGCCACATTCATTATGTTGTCACAGAATATGGAACGGCCTATCTGTATGGAAAAAACCTGCGTCAAAGAGCACAGGAACTCATCAGCATTGCACATCCTGATGACAGAGAGATGCTGGAAAGAGCAGCTTTTGAAAGATTTAAACACTGA
- a CDS encoding IS1182 family transposase, with protein sequence MKVRFKSLPSNTPSLFPEDIFDKIGSDHPVRLINELVDSLNIDHIMSEYKGGGTTSFHPRMMIKVLFYAYFNNIYSCRKIEKALGENIHFMWLSGNSKPDYRTINYFRSKRLKNHIHRLFADVTVVLQHLGYVSLTVQYIDGTKIESSANRYSFVWKKSVEKNKLKLEAQIHSVLEEIESQIKEERYESHEKVLPKSIDSRELQDKIAELNHDVAQDNKTGKKLIKKLQHQDLPRLQKYEDQLKILSGRNSYSKTDPDACFMRLKDDHMKNGQLKPAYNAQISTENQFITHYSIHQTPGDTTTLKDHLNGFENQYHKQSKEVVADAGYGSEENYEMMAEKAIEGM encoded by the coding sequence ATGAAAGTACGTTTTAAATCTTTACCCTCCAATACTCCCAGCTTATTTCCTGAAGATATTTTTGATAAGATCGGTTCTGATCATCCTGTACGTCTTATCAATGAATTAGTGGATAGCTTAAATATCGATCATATAATGAGTGAATATAAAGGCGGTGGAACGACAAGCTTTCACCCCCGTATGATGATCAAAGTTTTATTCTATGCCTATTTCAACAATATTTATTCATGCCGTAAAATAGAAAAGGCACTTGGAGAAAATATTCATTTCATGTGGCTTTCCGGGAACAGTAAGCCTGATTACAGAACCATCAATTACTTTAGGAGCAAACGGCTTAAAAACCATATTCATCGTCTTTTTGCAGATGTTACCGTTGTTTTGCAGCATTTGGGTTACGTAAGTTTAACTGTTCAATATATAGATGGGACAAAAATAGAATCATCGGCCAACCGATACAGCTTTGTATGGAAAAAATCTGTAGAAAAGAATAAATTAAAACTGGAAGCCCAAATTCATTCCGTACTTGAAGAAATTGAATCTCAAATCAAAGAAGAACGTTATGAATCCCATGAAAAGGTCCTTCCAAAATCTATTGACAGCAGAGAGCTTCAGGATAAAATAGCAGAGCTTAATCACGATGTGGCACAGGACAATAAAACCGGTAAGAAGCTTATCAAAAAGCTTCAGCATCAGGACCTGCCCAGATTACAGAAGTATGAAGATCAGTTAAAAATACTCTCAGGCCGCAATAGTTATAGTAAGACAGATCCCGATGCCTGCTTCATGCGGCTCAAAGACGACCATATGAAAAATGGACAGCTTAAGCCAGCCTATAATGCACAGATCAGTACTGAAAACCAGTTTATCACACATTACAGCATTCATCAGACTCCTGGAGATACCACTACATTGAAGGATCATCTTAACGGTTTTGAAAATCAGTACCACAAACAAAGTAAAGAGGTAGTAGCAGATGCCGGATATGGAAGTGAAGAGAATTACGAAATGATGGCAGAAAAAGCTATAGAGGGTATGTAA
- the fahA gene encoding fumarylacetoacetase codes for MKSFVDYSSNSDFSIHNIPFGVAVFNKEYIGCCTRIGDQVIDLATLYDLGYFEDIEGLDDNVFEAYTINEFIELGKPVTNAVRVKIQTLLQEGSTLSKDQKTIEEAFYDLDKVKMMMPVHIPNYTDFYSSIEHATNVGKMFRDPANALLPNWKHLPVGYHGRASSIVVSGTEINRPKGQMKPADADKPVFGPCKQLDFELEMAFILNKNTEMGESISTKDAEDAIFGMVVFNDWSARDIQSWEYVPLGPFLAKNFGSSISPWVVTLEALEPFKTASPTQDPEVLDYLKFDGDKNYDINLEVYIQPENGEHNLISESNYKHMYWNMTQQLAHHTVNGCNVEVGDMYASGTISGSDPKSFGSMLELTWRGENPISLSNGEERKFINDNDTVTMKAWAEKDGVRVGFGEVSGKIIPTL; via the coding sequence ATGAAATCATTTGTAGACTATTCCTCAAATTCGGATTTTTCTATACACAATATTCCGTTCGGAGTCGCAGTTTTTAACAAAGAATATATCGGATGCTGTACAAGAATCGGAGATCAGGTTATTGATCTTGCCACATTGTATGATCTTGGTTATTTTGAAGATATTGAAGGCCTTGATGATAATGTTTTTGAAGCCTATACCATCAACGAATTTATTGAACTGGGAAAACCGGTGACCAATGCAGTTCGTGTTAAGATCCAAACACTTTTACAGGAGGGATCAACTTTATCAAAGGATCAGAAAACAATTGAAGAAGCTTTCTATGATCTGGATAAGGTAAAAATGATGATGCCTGTTCACATCCCCAATTATACAGACTTTTACAGCAGCATTGAACATGCTACCAATGTGGGAAAAATGTTCCGTGATCCGGCAAATGCCTTATTACCAAACTGGAAACATTTACCGGTAGGTTACCACGGAAGAGCGTCTTCTATTGTGGTTTCAGGAACAGAAATCAACCGTCCAAAAGGTCAGATGAAACCTGCTGATGCAGACAAACCTGTTTTTGGACCTTGTAAACAACTGGATTTCGAATTGGAAATGGCGTTCATTCTCAACAAAAATACAGAGATGGGAGAAAGTATCTCTACCAAAGATGCCGAAGATGCTATCTTTGGAATGGTTGTTTTCAATGACTGGTCTGCAAGAGACATCCAATCTTGGGAATATGTTCCACTAGGGCCATTCCTTGCGAAAAACTTCGGTTCGTCCATTTCTCCTTGGGTAGTTACCCTTGAAGCTCTGGAACCATTCAAAACAGCTTCTCCAACACAGGACCCTGAAGTTTTGGATTACTTAAAATTTGACGGTGATAAGAACTATGACATCAACCTTGAAGTCTATATCCAACCTGAAAATGGGGAACACAACCTAATCAGCGAAAGCAACTATAAGCACATGTACTGGAATATGACTCAGCAATTGGCTCATCATACGGTAAATGGGTGTAATGTGGAAGTTGGTGATATGTACGCAAGCGGTACCATTTCAGGAAGCGATCCAAAATCTTTCGGTTCTATGCTTGAATTGACCTGGAGAGGAGAAAATCCTATCTCATTAAGCAATGGAGAAGAAAGAAAGTTCATTAATGATAATGATACGGTTACCATGAAAGCTTGGGCTGAAAAAGACGGTGTGAGAGTAGGTTTCGGTGAAGTTTCCGGTAAAATTATTCCAACACTTTAA
- the hppD gene encoding 4-hydroxyphenylpyruvate dioxygenase — MSTLTFAEKIAQAENFLPINGTDYIEFYVGNAKQAAHYYKTAFGFQSVAYAGPETGVRDRASYVLQQGKIRLVLTTGLKSDSPISEHVKKHGDGVKILALWVDDAYAAFEETTKRGGKPYLEPVTLTDEHGEVRMSGIYTYGETVHMFIERKNYNGAFMPGYEKWESNYKPEEAGLLYVDHCVGNVDWNRMIPTVEWYEKVMGFVNILSFDDKQINTEYSALMSKVMSNGNGFAKFPINEPAEGKKKSQVEEYLDFYEGEGVQHIAVATKDIIHTVTELKKRGVEFLSAPPEAYYDMVPQRVGHIDEDLKKLQDLGILIDHDEEGYLLQIFTKPVEDRPTLFFEIIERHGAQSFGAGNFKALFEALEREQERRGNL, encoded by the coding sequence ATGTCAACACTTACATTTGCCGAGAAAATTGCTCAAGCAGAGAATTTCTTACCGATTAACGGTACAGATTACATTGAGTTTTATGTAGGAAATGCTAAACAGGCTGCTCATTATTATAAAACCGCTTTCGGTTTTCAGTCTGTAGCTTATGCTGGTCCTGAAACAGGAGTAAGAGACCGCGCATCTTATGTGCTTCAACAAGGAAAAATCAGATTGGTATTAACTACAGGACTTAAATCTGACTCTCCTATCAGTGAGCATGTAAAAAAGCATGGTGACGGGGTAAAAATTTTGGCACTTTGGGTAGATGACGCGTATGCCGCATTCGAAGAAACTACTAAGAGAGGTGGAAAACCATATTTGGAGCCTGTAACGTTAACCGATGAGCATGGTGAAGTAAGAATGTCCGGAATTTATACCTACGGAGAAACTGTTCACATGTTTATTGAAAGAAAAAATTACAACGGAGCTTTCATGCCTGGATATGAGAAATGGGAAAGTAACTACAAACCTGAAGAAGCTGGTTTACTGTATGTAGATCACTGTGTAGGAAACGTAGACTGGAACAGAATGATTCCTACTGTAGAATGGTATGAAAAAGTAATGGGGTTTGTAAACATCCTTTCTTTTGATGATAAGCAAATCAACACAGAATACTCTGCATTGATGTCTAAGGTAATGTCTAACGGAAACGGGTTTGCAAAATTCCCTATCAATGAGCCTGCAGAAGGTAAAAAGAAATCCCAGGTTGAAGAATACCTTGATTTCTACGAAGGTGAAGGAGTACAACACATTGCTGTGGCAACAAAAGACATTATTCATACCGTAACTGAGCTTAAAAAACGTGGTGTAGAGTTCCTTTCTGCTCCACCGGAAGCATATTATGACATGGTTCCTCAAAGAGTAGGTCATATTGATGAAGATCTTAAAAAACTTCAGGACTTAGGTATACTTATTGATCATGATGAAGAAGGGTACTTACTTCAGATCTTTACGAAACCTGTTGAAGACCGTCCTACTCTATTCTTCGAAATTATTGAAAGACATGGTGCACAGAGTTTTGGTGCCGGAAACTTCAAAGCTTTATTCGAAGCATTAGAAAGAGAGCAAGAGAGAAGAGGTAATCTTTAA
- a CDS encoding transposase translates to MYHNKENNFYVCPFGQQMNFIGKGKRISSNGYESQVHYYQAFSCQGCPLRESCHQSQDNRLIEVNYNLNHHRMKARQRLISEKGHYHRSKRPIEVEAVFGQLKSNNKFSRFTLKGLEKVNIEFGLMALAHNFRKLAKNRKLTRKNWLRTLKGKKTRHSFTEYIENQKYKFAA, encoded by the coding sequence TTGTATCATAATAAAGAAAATAACTTCTATGTATGTCCCTTTGGACAGCAAATGAACTTTATCGGTAAAGGCAAAAGAATCAGCAGTAACGGATATGAATCTCAGGTACATTATTATCAGGCTTTCAGCTGTCAGGGTTGTCCTCTTAGAGAAAGCTGCCATCAAAGCCAGGATAATCGGTTAATCGAAGTGAATTATAATCTGAACCATCACAGAATGAAAGCCAGGCAAAGGCTGATATCTGAAAAAGGACATTACCACAGAAGTAAACGGCCTATAGAAGTAGAAGCTGTATTCGGACAACTAAAAAGCAATAATAAATTTTCAAGATTTACTCTAAAAGGACTTGAAAAAGTAAATATTGAATTTGGATTAATGGCATTGGCGCATAATTTTAGAAAATTAGCGAAAAACAGAAAACTTACCCGTAAAAATTGGCTACGTACGCTTAAAGGTAAAAAAACTAGACATTCTTTCACTGAGTATATAGAAAACCAAAAGTATAAATTTGCCGCATAA
- a CDS encoding succinate CoA transferase yields the protein MLERIRLESLHQKVTTAENAVKMIKDGMIIGSSGFTKAGDSKAILPALAERGKTEDLKVTLMTGASLGHGTDGKLAEANVLKKRMPFQVDPILRNKINKGEILFIDQHLSESAELLHTKNLQSIDVAVIEAAYIERDGSIVPTTSVGNSVTFAALAKKIIIEINTEVPEEVYGIHDIYQAEDYPYRNVIPIVAPWNKIGRKSIPVDPNKIEAIVFTNLKDSPADIAEPDEKTTAIAQHLLGFFENEVRLGRLTDRLLPLQAGIGKVANAVLTGFKDSNFYDLTMFSEVLQDSTFDLIDSGKLSFASASSITVSKDCYERVLGNLSKYKDKFVLRPQNISNTPGLIRRLGVIAINTAIEFDIYGNVNSTHISGTKIMNGIGGSGDFARNAYLSIFVTQAASKGNNISHVLPMVSHTDHTEHDVDILVTDVGLADLRGLAPRERAQKIIDNCVHADYKEELQSYFDRACERGGHTPHLLEEAFSWHLRFSETGSMKQPSAVEISN from the coding sequence ATGTTAGAAAGAATCAGATTAGAAAGTCTACACCAAAAGGTAACAACAGCTGAAAATGCTGTAAAAATGATTAAAGACGGTATGATCATAGGATCTAGCGGCTTTACAAAAGCTGGTGACAGCAAGGCTATTTTGCCTGCATTGGCTGAAAGAGGAAAAACGGAAGACCTTAAGGTCACTTTAATGACCGGAGCTTCACTGGGGCACGGTACGGACGGAAAACTGGCAGAAGCTAATGTTTTAAAGAAAAGGATGCCATTCCAGGTAGATCCTATTTTACGAAACAAAATCAATAAAGGTGAAATTCTCTTCATTGATCAGCATTTGAGTGAAAGTGCAGAGCTTCTTCACACCAAAAATCTACAGAGTATTGATGTAGCAGTTATTGAAGCCGCCTACATTGAAAGAGACGGAAGCATCGTTCCAACAACTTCTGTAGGAAATTCCGTAACATTTGCCGCTTTGGCTAAAAAAATCATCATTGAGATCAATACGGAAGTTCCGGAAGAAGTTTATGGAATTCATGACATCTACCAGGCAGAAGATTATCCTTACAGAAACGTTATTCCTATTGTAGCTCCATGGAATAAAATCGGGAGAAAAAGCATTCCTGTAGATCCAAATAAAATTGAAGCCATTGTTTTTACCAACCTTAAAGACAGCCCGGCAGATATTGCAGAACCGGATGAAAAAACAACCGCCATTGCCCAGCATCTTCTCGGGTTCTTTGAGAATGAGGTACGTTTAGGACGTCTTACAGACAGATTACTGCCTTTACAGGCTGGTATCGGTAAAGTTGCCAACGCCGTTCTTACAGGCTTTAAGGATAGTAATTTTTATGATCTAACCATGTTTTCTGAAGTCCTTCAGGACAGTACATTTGATCTGATTGATTCCGGAAAATTAAGTTTTGCCTCAGCATCATCTATTACTGTTTCCAAGGACTGTTATGAAAGAGTCTTAGGAAATCTTTCAAAATATAAAGACAAATTTGTTTTAAGACCTCAAAATATTTCCAATACTCCCGGCCTGATCAGAAGATTAGGAGTGATTGCGATCAATACAGCCATTGAATTTGACATCTATGGTAATGTAAACTCAACCCATATCAGTGGAACAAAAATCATGAACGGAATTGGAGGCTCCGGAGATTTTGCAAGAAATGCCTATTTAAGTATTTTCGTAACGCAGGCTGCTTCAAAGGGAAATAATATTTCCCATGTTCTTCCAATGGTTTCTCATACAGATCATACAGAACATGACGTTGATATCCTGGTGACAGATGTTGGTTTGGCTGACTTAAGAGGATTAGCACCCAGAGAAAGAGCTCAGAAGATTATAGACAACTGCGTTCATGCAGATTATAAAGAAGAATTACAATCTTATTTTGACAGAGCCTGTGAAAGAGGCGGACATACTCCCCATTTACTGGAGGAAGCATTCAGCTGGCATTTAAGGTTTTCTGAAACAGGAAGTATGAAACAGCCCTCAGCAGTTGAAATTTCCAATTAA
- a CDS encoding homogentisate 1,2-dioxygenase, which yields MRYHLAGNIPPKRHTIFKSPEDKFYYEQLFGTEGFHGISSLLYHIHRPTQIKSIGEPKDVTPKIAVEKNVAPRMFKGMNVTPEDDFMDSRKILLMNNDLKMGLAKPRKSMDYFYKNAECDELLYVHQGTGVLKTFIGDLEFVAGDYLIIPRGTIYQVELKSDDTVFFVLESHSPIYTPKRYRNEFGQLLEHSPFCERDIIAPVFKEPVDKKGEFLIKVKKENQITDFIYATHPFDVVGWDGYFYPYKFNIKNFEPITGRIHQPPPVHQNFEGHNFVVCSFCARMYDYHPLAVPAPYNHSNIDSDEVLFYTEGDFMSRNHIDLMDFTLHPGGIVHGPHPGAMERSIGKKFTEEYAVMVDPFRPLKITEEALKVEDPSYKTSWLE from the coding sequence ATGAGATATCATCTAGCGGGAAACATCCCACCAAAAAGACATACGATCTTTAAATCTCCAGAGGATAAATTTTACTATGAACAGCTTTTCGGAACAGAAGGCTTTCACGGTATCTCTTCTCTGTTATACCATATTCACCGTCCTACACAGATTAAATCAATCGGAGAACCGAAAGATGTAACTCCAAAAATTGCGGTGGAAAAAAATGTTGCCCCAAGAATGTTCAAGGGAATGAATGTAACTCCCGAAGATGATTTTATGGACAGCAGAAAGATCCTTTTGATGAACAACGACCTGAAAATGGGATTGGCAAAGCCGAGAAAATCAATGGATTATTTCTATAAAAATGCGGAATGCGATGAGCTTTTATATGTTCATCAGGGAACCGGTGTTTTAAAAACCTTTATCGGAGATCTTGAATTTGTAGCAGGAGATTATCTCATTATTCCAAGAGGAACCATTTATCAGGTAGAACTGAAATCCGATGACACCGTATTTTTTGTATTGGAAAGTCACTCCCCGATTTATACTCCGAAGAGATACAGAAATGAATTCGGGCAGCTTTTGGAGCATTCTCCATTCTGCGAAAGAGATATTATTGCTCCCGTTTTCAAAGAACCTGTAGACAAAAAAGGAGAATTTTTAATTAAAGTAAAAAAGGAAAACCAGATTACAGACTTCATCTATGCTACACATCCATTTGATGTGGTAGGTTGGGACGGGTATTTCTATCCTTATAAATTTAATATCAAAAACTTTGAACCTATCACTGGCAGAATTCACCAACCACCACCGGTTCACCAGAACTTCGAAGGTCATAATTTTGTAGTTTGTTCTTTCTGTGCAAGAATGTATGACTATCACCCATTGGCTGTTCCGGCTCCCTACAATCACTCAAACATTGATTCGGACGAGGTATTATTCTATACAGAGGGGGACTTTATGAGCCGTAACCATATTGACTTAATGGACTTCACCCTTCATCCGGGAGGAATTGTACACGGTCCTCACCCGGGCGCTATGGAAAGAAGCATCGGTAAAAAATTCACGGAAGAATATGCTGTCATGGTAGATCCTTTCCGTCCTTTAAAAATTACAGAAGAAGCCTTAAAAGTAGAAGATCCATCTTACAAAACTTCATGGTTGGAATAA